GAGCATTGTCTGCCTCTGTAAATGGTACACAGCAGATAGCATCAGTCCAGTTTGAAGCCACTGCAGACTGGACTGCATGGCAATCAAAGCAGGTAATCCTCTCTCTGCCGCAGGGGGCAAGCACAATCACTCTGGCAACAATTAACGGCCAGGACGGTCCCAATATCGATAAATTGACACTTGATCAGGGGACATCTGCAGCCGACAATCTTACAATAGATGTAAAACCGGTTTCCTTTTACATCTCCTCACAAAAGACGCTCTGTTTACAGGCAGATCCATCAAAGAAACTGAGTGTGAGCATATTTTCCCTCAGTGGCAAGAAGGTGTTTTCAAAGAGTTTTTCCGGGATATCCGGAGCAGAGAAATTAGAATTGCCGTTAAACGGGCTCAGGAGCGGGAAGTACCTGCTAAGACTCGAACAGAGCGGAACTGCAAAGAGCGGGCATATAAACCTGCTGTAAGCGCCTTGAGTAAAAATTGGCCGGAGTAATGAGCAATTGCAGAGGACAGGGATCGGGTTCAGAGACAATTAACAACAATACCCGTTCTGAGTTTGTAATGTACGACAAAGGCTGTTGTCGTTTTGTTAAGGAGAGGCAATGAGTGGTTACAGCCAAAGCTTGGATGACTCTTCTCATACTCAGCGAAGTCCATGGACATCCGTGCCCATGATTTCTTTTCAACACAATAGTCTGCTGTCAAATTTCCCCTTATATTATTGATATAAGTCAGGCCGGAAGAAAATCACATGAAGATGATTGTAAATAACGGATGCATAAACAGTCTTTAACCAGACGCATGGGGAAAGGAATAAAAGATGAAAAGATCAGAAAAAGCGTTTTTTAAGCAACACCGGGGAATAGCTTTATCGTTAATGGTGGTTTTTCTATCAGCATTTCAAGTGATGGCACAGGATGGAAATTCTTCTTTTGGCTGGGCAAATTATGACGGCCAGACAACGGAAAAAGGGCCGGTTACCGGAGGCGGAAATGCCACTCCTGTGAAAGTTACCACCTTTGCGGATTTAAAGGCTGCCGTTGAATCCTCAGAACCCAGGGTGATCCATGTCATGAATGACATGGGTAATGGATACAAAGGAACAAGTGGTGATGTCCTGAGATTCAAGTCCAACAAAACCATTATCGGTGTGAAAGCGGGTCTTACCGTAAAATGTTCATTTCAGATTTCAGGAGTTGAGAACATTATAGTCAGAAATCTGATAATCAGAGGGCCAGGAAATTCCAATTCAGAACAAAACTGGGATGCAGTATGTATACAGGGATCCAAGAGGATCTGGTTTGACCACTGCACAGTGATGGAAGGAGAGGATGGAAACTTTGACGTCGTAAAAGGCTCGGATAATGTGACCGCATCATGGTGCAAATTTACTTATGTATCAAACGGTGAACATAATCTTTCAAATCTTATCGGATCCAGTGACAACGAGTCAGTCAGTCATGGTAAACTCAACGTCACCTATGCCTATTGCTGGTGGGAAAATGTCAATTCACGCAGTCCGCGCACACGCTACGGTAAAATTCATGTGCTTAACTGCTATTACAACAATGTCGGGAGCGGTGCTTATGCGGGATATATGTCAAATGTCAGGGTGGAAGGATGTTTTTTCGAGAGCAATGTTAAAAATCCCACCGGGCTTATCAGTACAGGAGGCCAGGCGGGTGTATTTACAATAGATTGCAATGTAAACGGGACAAAGAAAGATGGTTACAATGATCCCTTTACTCCCCCCTATAAGTACAACAAATTTCCTTATTCCGAAGTAAAAAGCAAAATAACAGCAGCAAGGGGAGGGGCTGGAGCCACGCTGGATAATCCAATTTCAGAGGGAAAAACCTTCAATCTTGCTGTATCGATTGCACAGGGAGAAGGAACCGTTGCGCCTCAAAGCGGAAGCTATGGTGAAGGTGAGAGCATAACTGTGACAGCGACTCCCGCTCAGGGGTGGATTTTTGACCACTGGGATGGAGACCTTTCCGGGAGCGCCAATCCGGCAACTGTCACAATGACATCCAATAAAAACATTTCAGCTTATTTTATTCAGGATTCGAGAAACTATTTCACTATAACAAAACAGGCTTCTCCCGGCGGTTCAATCACCCAGACCCCAGCAGGTTCTTCCCTGCTTGAAGGTACGAATGTGACCCTGAAGGCAGTTCCGCTCAGCGGCTGGAAATTCAACGGGTGGACAGGAGACCATAGCGGCACAGACGCCACTTACACTATCACATCTTTGAACAGAAACATCTCAGTTTCGGCTTCTTTCATTCCACTGGATAGATTTGTTTACCAGGCAGAAAATGGCGTCCTGAATGAAGCAGTACTGGAGACAAAGAATGCCGGCTTTACAGGCACTGCTTATGTAAACTTTAATGCCGTAGCGGGTGCATCCCTTGAGATTCCAGTTTATGCTGATGCTGCCGGCGAGAAAAAAGTCACTATTACATTTGCCAATGGATCAGGTTCGGCAAGATCATTGTCGATCTCTGTTAACGGCACCCGGCAGATAGCGGATGTCAGGTTCGAAGCTACCCCGGACTGGACAACCTGGCAATCAAAGCAGGTAAGTATCAACCTCCCGCAGGGAGCAAGCACTATCACCCTGGCAACCATAAACGGTCAGGATGGTCCCAATGTTGATAAGATTACAATTGATCAGAGTGCTGCTTCTGAAGCTTTAAGAAACGAAAAAGCTCAATCGCGCTCATTCTATAACCCTGTCCGGAAAGTACTCTGTATCGAGACAAATCCATCCAGTACGCTGAAAGTGAGCATCTTCTCAATCGATGGGAAAATGGTGTTTTCAAGAGTACTCAATAGTGCAACCGGAAAGACAAATATTCATCTGAACAGATTCAATTCCGGGATTTACCTCATAAAACTTGAATCCGATGATTTTACGAGGAGCGGGTATTTTAATCTTATGTAAAAATAATCGTCTGATATTTTGCATCTGACCTTAGCCAGTCCCCGATTTCCATCCCTGGAAAAAAAACGGGGATTTGTTATTTGAAGGCGCAGAAAAACATCAACAATCAATGTACTCAAAACAGTACAGAAAATTTACCAAATCTGATTATAACCAGCCAGCATTCACCTTTTACCCTTATATTTCTATATTAATACACTGGTTGATTGTATAATCTGGATTAAAAGGCAATCACAGGCAAACAGAGGGGATATATGAGACCTGAGAGTTTAAGCGCAATCCTGCTTCTTTTAGCTGTTTACACCGGTTTTGCTCAACTCCCTGCATTTCCGGGTGCTGAGGGATTTGGGAGATATACTACCGGTGGCCGGGGCGGAGAAGTTTATCTGGTCACAAATCTTGCAGATTCCGGTCCCGGTTCTTTCCGCGACGCAGTAAGCGTGTCAAACAGGATCGTGGTCTTTACTGTTGGAGGAGTAATAAAAATCTCAGACCGGATAGTAATAAAAAAGAATATTTATGTCGCCGGGCAGACCGCTCCGGGTGGCGGAATCACAATTTACGGGAATGGCATTGCACTCAATGGTGATTCAGGTAACAACATAATCCGTTATATACGAATAAGAATGGGGAAAAACGGCGACAGCAAGAAAGATGCATTGGCCATCTCTGAGGGGCAGAATTATATGCTTGACCACGTTTCGATTTCCTGGGGAATCGACGGTACGCTTGACGTGAATGGTTCAGGCATTGATAATCTCTCCGTTCAGAACTGTATTATCGGTCAGGGAATAAACAAGGAAAACCATTCAACCGGCGGATTGATGCAGAGTGGAAAATGGTCAATTATCCGTTCCCTTTACATCGACAACAAAACCAGAAATCCCAAGGCCCGTGGAACACATGAATGCATAAACAGTGTTTTTTACAACTGGGCTTCAAATGGCTATATCATGGGAGACACAGAGGGACTTTCTGAATGCAATTTAATCGGAAACTATTTCATCTACGGGCCCTCGAGCAGTTCCAATTCCCACATTACAAACACAACTGCCGCATTCCATGTTTATGGGAAGGATAACTGGGTAGACAGCAACAAAAATGGTGTTCTGGATGGAACCCTTATGACCGATTATAAAACTGCCACTGTGGTAAGCGCCCCTTTTAATTACCCTGGAGTTGAAAATTTGCTTTCTGCAAAGGATGCAGTTGAGTATGTAATCAGAAATGCCGGTGCCTCAAAGGTGCGTGATGCAGTGGATGAGTTTCTCATCGATGAACTTGTCTCTTATGGTAAGAAGGGAAAGATTATCACAACCGAAGATGACAACGGGATCCCCAACAATGTCGGTACTGTTCCTGACGGAACACCTCCTGTTGACACCGACAAAGACGGAATGCCCGACAGTTGGGAGATATTACATGGTCTCAACCCCAACCTGGCCAGTGACAATAAGCTCACCAATCTTTCTGCTGATGGTTATACCAATATCGAGATGTATATCAATGAGCTTGCAGGTGATAATGTTGTCTATGCAAATGATAACAGAACCTATTACACTATCAGCAGACAGGCAGCTCCCGGGGGTACAATTAAACAGAGTCCTGACGGGGCAAAAATTCTGGAAGGTACAAATGTGACCCTGACTGCTGTCCCCAATGGCGGCTGGACTTTTACCGGTTGGTCGGGTGATCATACAGGTACCAATCCGACTTATACGGTTCAATCACTGAGCAGCAATTTGTCGGTTTCCGCATCATTCATGCCTGTTGACAAATTTACTTATCAGGCAGAATACGGTGTATTGAAGGATGCTGTGCTGGAAACCAAAAACGCGGGATTCACAGGTGAGGGTTATGTCAATATTTCGGCGGTTAACGGATCATGTATAGAGATTCCGGTTTATTCCGATAACGCGGGACAGAAAAATGTCATTGTCACTTTTGCCAATGGTTCAGGAGCAGCAAGGGCATTCTCGGTTTCTGTAAACGGTGTCCAGCAGATTGCATCTGTAACGTTTGAGGCTACAACGAACTGGGAAACCTGGGTACCGAAGACAATCAGTCTTACCCTGCCTCAGGGAATAAGTGTTATAACATTCGGGACAATCAATGGTAATGATGGACCCAATATTGACAAGATTACTATCGAGCAGAGTGTTTCTGCTATTGTGCGGAAGGCAAAAGGTACAGAACAGATTTCATACTATTGCCCCCGGGAAAAGGCTCTCTGCATACATACGGATGCATCTGAAGTGAAAGTGAGTATCTTTTCACTCGATGGTAAACAGGTCTTCTCAAGGAAAGTTTGTCAGGGTTTAAAAACCAGTAAAGTATCAATACCTCTTTCCGGCTTGAAAAGCACACTCTACATCATCAGATCTGAATTTGACGGAACAGTAAAAAGCGGATATATAAACCTGATGTAATTTCAAAGGGGGAACAGGGTGGCAGGAATCAGTTTCTGTTGCCCTTTTTTCTTCCGCCAGGAAAGTGATCTGTACCAGTACAGGCCCGTATAATTTATCATATCAATCATACTCACTTCCGCCACATTTACCACATATCATCAGTAATTTCAATAAGTTAGAGCATATTTCAAACCTGTTTGCCCATATTGAATGTGTACTCAAAATAGTACAGATTTTTTTCATAAATTGTAGATTGCATTACATTTCCAGGTTTTTTCCCGTATAATAATACATACAGTGTAGAAACAAAAGTTTCGTTATATATGAACGGGTGAGGAGGATAAAAACATGAAAGAGAGGACGATGCAGATAATTTTTACAGCAGGGTTGTTCCTTTTTTGCTCAACTGCAATGGGTACCTCCCCTGTTCTGCTGGATTTTGACATGACAGGCCGTCCTTTTGCTGAAGGCAATGAGCCCGGGTATACCTCCTGGGCTGTAGGTGAGACCTCCGGAAGCGTATCAAAAACAGTTGACGGGATTACATTTACCCTGTCAAGGAACGGCGGGGCTGGTACAGGAATCAAGTCCGCCTATTACAAAGCAGGGGTTCAGGCTCCCAATTATGCGCGCCTGATCGGTGATGCACTGTATGTTGTAGATGGAGATGCCGGAGCCGGTATCCGTCTTACAATCTCCGGATTATCAGCAGGTTCCCACACACTGCAGTCGTATCACAACGCAATCGATGGAAAGCAGCATGGAAATATCTCTATTTCTGTTAATGGAACCGCTGTTAAAAACAGTCAGCCTCAGACCAACAGAAAACTTGTGGTTACAGAAGCAGCATCTTCATTCATAACATTCAATGTCAATGCCGGGCAGACTGTCACAATTGACTATAC
This region of Fibrobacter sp. genomic DNA includes:
- a CDS encoding T9SS type A sorting domain-containing protein, encoding MKRSEKAFFKQHRGIALSLMVVFLSAFQVMAQDGNSSFGWANYDGQTTEKGPVTGGGNATPVKVTTFADLKAAVESSEPRVIHVMNDMGNGYKGTSGDVLRFKSNKTIIGVKAGLTVKCSFQISGVENIIVRNLIIRGPGNSNSEQNWDAVCIQGSKRIWFDHCTVMEGEDGNFDVVKGSDNVTASWCKFTYVSNGEHNLSNLIGSSDNESVSHGKLNVTYAYCWWENVNSRSPRTRYGKIHVLNCYYNNVGSGAYAGYMSNVRVEGCFFESNVKNPTGLISTGGQAGVFTIDCNVNGTKKDGYNDPFTPPYKYNKFPYSEVKSKITAARGGAGATLDNPISEGKTFNLAVSIAQGEGTVAPQSGSYGEGESITVTATPAQGWIFDHWDGDLSGSANPATVTMTSNKNISAYFIQDSRNYFTITKQASPGGSITQTPAGSSLLEGTNVTLKAVPLSGWKFNGWTGDHSGTDATYTITSLNRNISVSASFIPLDRFVYQAENGVLNEAVLETKNAGFTGTAYVNFNAVAGASLEIPVYADAAGEKKVTITFANGSGSARSLSISVNGTRQIADVRFEATPDWTTWQSKQVSINLPQGASTITLATINGQDGPNVDKITIDQSAASEALRNEKAQSRSFYNPVRKVLCIETNPSSTLKVSIFSIDGKMVFSRVLNSATGKTNIHLNRFNSGIYLIKLESDDFTRSGYFNLM